A window of the Pseudomonas sp. B21_DOA genome harbors these coding sequences:
- a CDS encoding phage antirepressor KilAC domain-containing protein: protein MNRTLDETAALLGLKPRAFRTRLRELSILNSSGDLASQHRDRGYLYSDPRSTVIPSLNKCRHYSVVMVKEEGIEWLAKKLGIIITKKDAAA, encoded by the coding sequence ATGAACCGCACCCTGGACGAAACAGCCGCATTGCTCGGACTCAAGCCCCGCGCCTTCCGCACCAGGTTGCGCGAGCTGAGCATTCTCAACAGCAGTGGCGATCTAGCCAGCCAGCACCGTGATCGCGGCTATTTGTATTCGGATCCGCGCAGCACCGTGATTCCGTCCCTCAACAAATGCCGTCATTACTCCGTGGTGATGGTGAAGGAAGAAGGGATCGAATGGCTGGCCAAGAAGCTAGGAATCATCATTACCAAAAAGGACGCCGCTGCATGA
- a CDS encoding pyocin activator PrtN family protein, whose protein sequence is MSNTLEQLRRQFATPCPTLAAVREQYFAHIRTDRYLLAEIKAGRIALDVKRLHGSTRAQRVVYLHDLALFLDAQAVK, encoded by the coding sequence GTGAGCAACACACTTGAACAATTGCGACGTCAGTTTGCTACTCCATGCCCGACCCTGGCGGCAGTCCGGGAACAGTACTTCGCACACATTCGCACCGACCGTTACCTACTGGCCGAGATCAAGGCAGGGCGTATCGCGCTGGACGTGAAGCGTTTGCACGGATCCACTCGCGCACAACGAGTAGTGTACCTGCACGACCTAGCCCTGTTCCTTGATGCCCAAGCTGTAAAGTAA
- a CDS encoding pyocin activator PrtN family protein: MNTLFLLMAQYNGQAVIPLDRVCADYMNLTVEKFKLKQSSGEINIPITRLGTNSQKAALGVHLNDLADYIDQQREKGIIEQKNHGISKRDV; this comes from the coding sequence ATGAACACCCTATTTCTCTTAATGGCTCAGTACAACGGACAAGCGGTAATACCTCTAGATCGCGTATGCGCAGACTACATGAACCTGACAGTAGAAAAGTTTAAATTAAAACAATCGTCCGGTGAGATCAACATACCCATAACCCGACTTGGCACAAATAGCCAAAAAGCGGCGTTAGGCGTGCACCTAAACGACCTTGCCGACTACATAGATCAACAACGAGAAAAAGGAATAATAGAGCAAAAAAATCATGGCATAAGCAAACGGGACGTGTAG
- a CDS encoding DUF4435 domain-containing protein has translation MVELPNQTNGAGLIDSMRKAREIPQVVLQQYSSIRSKGKESLICVFEGNDDLPYYGTVFKIVANDHAFAPILSKGKEQLLAFRQLLTKRAEDDPHIAYFIDRDFDGYKGYPEGEDIYCTDGYSIENQMVGTDVLRELLASEYKCESSNDAECIDAIVHHYEARLNEFVDVMRPVNNIIYYARKNKIPLSGIENKIRKYLRFEGDSIVAKDNNIYELVGWPESIDYSLIDFYDESFLRLDPVVSWRGKFLFGFFVEMLTHYKADRTSEQPQYFGSKVGVKFDPRGSRLEYLLSCHRFPFHLGNSFFDWREGRRYNRAQLKKQAGLHVPFAYAMIFLLYYSFFSLLIYVVGKVV, from the coding sequence GTGGTCGAACTACCCAACCAGACAAACGGGGCTGGCTTAATTGATTCAATGCGTAAGGCTCGAGAGATTCCTCAAGTAGTTTTGCAGCAGTATAGTAGTATTAGAAGCAAGGGGAAAGAATCGTTAATTTGTGTTTTCGAAGGTAATGATGATCTTCCGTATTATGGAACTGTATTTAAGATTGTTGCTAATGATCATGCGTTTGCGCCAATTCTATCTAAAGGTAAAGAACAGCTTCTCGCCTTCAGGCAATTGCTTACGAAGAGAGCGGAGGACGATCCCCATATTGCATACTTCATAGATCGGGACTTTGATGGTTATAAAGGTTACCCCGAAGGCGAAGATATATATTGTACCGATGGATACTCAATAGAAAATCAAATGGTCGGTACTGACGTCCTTCGTGAATTGTTGGCGTCGGAGTATAAGTGCGAGTCGAGCAATGATGCTGAGTGTATAGATGCGATAGTGCATCACTATGAGGCTAGACTCAACGAGTTTGTTGATGTGATGCGACCAGTTAATAATATAATATATTATGCGCGCAAAAATAAAATCCCTCTTTCTGGGATTGAAAATAAAATTCGCAAGTACTTAAGGTTTGAAGGTGACTCTATTGTCGCTAAAGATAATAATATTTATGAGCTAGTAGGGTGGCCTGAATCTATTGATTATTCATTAATTGACTTTTATGACGAAAGCTTTCTTCGGTTGGATCCTGTTGTAAGCTGGAGAGGTAAATTTCTTTTTGGTTTTTTTGTAGAAATGCTAACTCACTATAAAGCAGATAGAACATCTGAGCAGCCTCAGTATTTTGGAAGTAAGGTTGGAGTAAAATTCGACCCGAGAGGGAGTCGGTTAGAGTATTTGCTATCCTGTCACCGATTCCCGTTCCACTTAGGGAATTCATTCTTCGATTGGCGGGAAGGGCGACGATACAATAGAGCTCAATTAAAAAAGCAAGCGGGACTACACGTCCCGTTTGCTTATGCCATGATTTTTTTGCTCTATTATTCCTTTTTCTCGTTGTTGATCTATGTAGTCGGCAAGGTCGTTTAG
- a CDS encoding ATP-binding protein produces the protein MRIKLDVNDLPHPLLEYFELRGVNKYKQLTLGITSSIKIVAAENGTGKTTLLNALYAVLSKKLTKLSLIDFSELVIKFQNLGVLVVSKKELFSSSLKSQESSAVDELVEWGLTPQDINYIFSKYTHADYDGLRAEEAYNKVYINGPYDPDDTEDLFLRAMPRIENNAAYQTLVSYVDRGLDGVEVLYLPTFRRIEAEFSEFNFRKSRRNRLPILFESESKNDDTLIWFGMADVEERLEVIRERIKAQTFDAYSRLSVKSLEDLLSPTTKSPPPIAFEDRVLHTQLTLVLTRLGEAQGATAEKLWSLIKSGEINNANYDSLRSYLFQMLDIYTQTQADEQSIEGFAQVINNYWETSAFETNSKPEKKVVFDKLALSVDVRIPYSPDPLSLNDLSSGEKQIVSIFARLHLSRGNRYIVLIDEPELSLSLAWQRLFLMDILSAPSCAQLIAITHSPLYLITIWILLQNRCW, from the coding sequence ATGCGCATAAAGTTAGATGTAAATGATCTTCCTCATCCTCTACTTGAATATTTTGAGCTTCGAGGGGTCAATAAATATAAGCAATTGACATTGGGAATAACTAGCTCAATAAAAATTGTAGCGGCGGAGAATGGAACTGGCAAAACCACATTGCTTAACGCGCTGTATGCCGTGCTCTCCAAGAAGCTTACAAAATTGTCTTTAATAGATTTTTCAGAGCTCGTTATCAAGTTTCAGAATCTTGGTGTGCTTGTCGTTTCAAAAAAGGAATTATTCAGTTCCAGCCTAAAGAGCCAGGAAAGCTCCGCAGTTGATGAGCTGGTTGAATGGGGGCTTACTCCTCAAGATATAAACTACATTTTTTCTAAATATACTCATGCCGATTATGATGGCCTTCGCGCGGAGGAGGCTTATAATAAAGTTTACATAAATGGTCCATATGATCCGGATGATACGGAAGATCTGTTTCTACGAGCAATGCCTAGAATAGAGAATAACGCTGCGTATCAAACATTGGTTTCTTATGTGGATCGTGGGTTAGATGGTGTTGAAGTTTTATATCTGCCCACATTTAGGCGCATTGAAGCAGAGTTTTCTGAGTTTAATTTCCGGAAGAGTCGAAGGAATAGGTTGCCAATACTATTCGAAAGTGAATCAAAAAACGATGACACTTTGATCTGGTTCGGTATGGCAGATGTTGAGGAGCGTCTCGAAGTTATCAGGGAGAGAATTAAGGCTCAAACTTTTGATGCATATTCGCGTCTGAGTGTTAAGTCGCTTGAGGATCTATTGTCTCCCACTACTAAATCGCCACCTCCAATTGCTTTTGAGGATAGAGTTCTCCATACGCAGTTGACTCTGGTTCTTACTCGCTTAGGGGAGGCGCAAGGAGCTACCGCTGAAAAGCTCTGGAGTTTGATTAAGAGTGGTGAGATTAATAATGCTAACTATGATAGTCTTCGGTCTTACTTGTTTCAAATGCTAGATATTTATACGCAAACCCAAGCTGATGAGCAGTCTATTGAAGGCTTCGCACAAGTTATTAATAACTACTGGGAAACATCTGCGTTTGAGACGAACTCCAAACCTGAAAAGAAAGTGGTATTTGATAAGTTGGCGCTGTCGGTCGATGTAAGAATTCCTTATAGTCCAGATCCATTGAGCTTGAACGATTTGTCTTCAGGTGAAAAACAGATTGTATCTATTTTTGCTAGGTTGCACTTGAGTCGAGGCAACCGATACATAGTTTTGATTGATGAGCCAGAGCTTTCTCTGTCGTTGGCGTGGCAGCGGCTTTTTTTGATGGATATCCTCTCTGCGCCAAGTTGTGCTCAGCTGATTGCGATCACGCACTCCCCTTTATATTTGATAACGATCTGGATCCTTTTGCAGAACCGTTGTTGGTGA